Proteins encoded by one window of Arachis hypogaea cultivar Tifrunner chromosome 1, arahy.Tifrunner.gnm2.J5K5, whole genome shotgun sequence:
- the LOC112796429 gene encoding actin-related protein 8, with translation MIFWKLQVASPHSSDSETQTMMATLLRKLCVCSETASYNNHRPSSEAAASSGSLLESLPSEIVMQIVRLLGPKQAAQLSVVNRKWRSLISDNELWAHFLEVHNPQPWDSVLFSETFLASAYPLLPLPTSVAEIPSVSFKQVYGQRARLPCSVIIDGGSGYCKYGWSTLPCPSWRSATFLEFGNVETPIYTRLRHFFWTIYSRMKAKPSSQPVVVSIPICHYDDTESAKASRRQLKEAIYTALFDMNVPAVCALNQAVLALFAAKQTSGIVVNIGFQVTSVVPILNGKVMRKVGVEVVGLGALKLTGFLREQMQQNNMSFESMYTVRMLKEKLCYVAIDYEAELSKDTQASFEAAGEGWFILKKERFQTGEILFQPRLAGVRAMGLHQAVALCIDHCHSAELTADTNWFKTVVLCGGSACLPGLAERLEKELHALVDPNLSDRITVIPPPYGADTAWFGAKMIGNLSTFPGPWCITKKQFRQKHKTNRIW, from the exons ATGATTTTTTGGAAGTTGCAAGTTGCAAGTCCACACTCCTCTGACTCTGAAACACAAACCATGATGGCAACACTCCTCAGAAAACTCTGCGTTTGCAGTGAAACGGCGTCGTATAACAACCACCGACCCTCATCCGAAGCTGCTGCTTCTTCAGGTTCGTTGCTGGAATCACTTCCAAGCGAGATTGTGATGCAGATCGTACGGTTATTGGGCCCAAAGCAGGCCGCACAGCTCAGCGTGGTTAACAGAAAGTGGCGATCCCTCATCTCCGATAACGAACTCTGGGCCCACTTTCTTGAGGTCCACAATCCTCAGCCATGGGATTCCGTGCTTTTCTCCGAGACTTTTCTGGCCTCTGCTtaccctcttcttcctcttcc AACCTCAGTTGCTGAGATTCCATCTGtgtcattcaagcaagtttatggCCAGCGTGCAAGACTGCCTTGTTCTGTTATCATCGATG GTGGTTCTGGCTATTGCAAATATGGTTGGAGCACACTCCCTTGTCCATCATGGCGGTCAGCAACCTTTCTG GAATTTGGTAATGTGGAAACGCCAATATACACCAGACTCAGACACTTTTTTTGGACTATTTATAGCAG GATGAAGGCGAAACCAAGTTCTCAACCAGTTGTTGTTTCTATACCAATATGCCACTATGATG ATACTGAATCAGCCAAAGCCTCAAGGCGGCAGCTTAAGGAAGCAATCTATACTGCCCTGTTTGACATGAATGTTCCTGCTGTTTGTGCTCTAAATCAG GCAGTTCTAGCTCTGTTTGCTGCCAAACAAACTTCTGGAATAGTTGTGAATATAGGTTTTCAAGTCACATCTGTTGTTCCAA TTTTAAATGGCAAAGTGATGCGAAAAGTGGGTGTGGAGGTTGTGGGGTTGGGAGCCCTAAAGCTCACTGGATTCCTTAGAGAACAAATGCAACAGAATAACATGAGTTTTGAATCAATGTACACTGTTCGAATGCTGAAAGAG AAGCTATGCTATGTTGCTATTGATTATGAAGCAGAGCTATCTAAAGATACACAAGCATCATTTGAAGCTGCAGGAGAAGGATGGTTTATACTTAAAAAAGAGCGCTTTCAAACCGGAGAGATCTTATTCCAGCCACGTCTTGCCGGAGT ACGAGCAATGGGTTTGCACCAGGCCGTCGCTCTGTGCATCGACCATTGCCATTCTGCAGAATTAACCGCGGACACGAATTGGTTTAAGACCGTAGTCTTATGTGGGGGCAGTGCATGTTTACCAGGTTTGGCAG AAAGATTAGAGAAAGAACTTCATGCCTTGGTTGATCCCAACCTGTCAGACAGAATCACAGTCATACCTCCTCCATATGGCGCGGATACGGCATGGTTTGGAGCAAAGATGATTGGCAAT TTAAGTACCTTTCCTGGTCCATGGTGTATAACAAAGAAGCAGTTCcgtcaaaagcataaaactaatcggATATGGTGA
- the LOC112796441 gene encoding ABC transporter G family member 32-like: MWNSTDNAFARSTSFRKEGEDEEALRWAALERLPTYRRARRGIFKNLSGDKREVDVADLGTQEHRILLERLADALDDDPETFFQLMRNRFDAVDLEFPKIEVRFQHLTIETFVHIGSRALPTISNFICNMSEALLRQMRILRRKRSKLTIISDISGIIRPSRSVIKVIIHLILIFY, from the exons ATGTGGAATTCTACGGATAATGCGTTTGCGAGATCGACATCGTTTCGGAAGGAAGGGGAGGATGAGGAGGCGCTGCGGTGGGCCGCGCTTGAGAGGCTCCCTACCTACAGGCGAGCGCGGAGGGGGATCTTTAAGAATCTCAGCGGCGACAAGAGGGAGGTTGACGTCGCAGACCTTGGCACGCAGGAGCATCGAATCCTTCTCGAGAGGCTCGCCGATGCACTCGATGATGATCCTGAGACGTTCTTTCAGCTCATGAGAAACCGATTCGACGC AGTAGATTTGGAGTTTCCGAAGATTGAAGTTCGGTTTCAACACTTGACGATAGAGACTTTTGTCCACATAGGAAGTAGAGCATTGCCTACAATCTCCAATTTCATTTGCAATATGAGTGAG GCTCTTCTACGACAAATGAGGATATTAAGAAGGAAGAGAAGCAAATTGACGATTATTTCTGACATTAGTGGGATTATAAGACCTTCAAGGTCAGTGATCAAAGTTATTATTcacttaattctaatattttattag
- the LOC112796437 gene encoding ABC transporter G family member 32 isoform X1 encodes MLLELARREKSAGIKPDVDLDLFMKSIALGGQETDLVVEYIIKILGLDICGNTLVGDEMLKGISGGQKKRLTTGELLIGPARVLYMDEISTGLDSATTYQIIRYLKHSTRALDTTTIISLLQPAPETYELFDDVILLCEGQIVYQGPRESAIEFFKMMGFTCPERKNVADFLQEVTSKKDQEQYWSALDQPYRYIPVGKFAQAFSLYREGKNLSEELRAPFDKRYNHPAALATCTYGATRLDLLRTNYQWQKLLMKRNSFIYVFKFVQLFLVALITMSVFFRTTMHHNTIDDGGLYLGSLYFSMVIILFNGFTEVSMLVAKLPVLYKHRDLHFYPSWAYTIPSWFLSIPTSLMEAGCWVAVSYYTIGYDPSIIRFFRQFLLYFFLHQMSLGLFRLIGSLGRNMIVANTFGSFAMLIVMALGGYIISRDRIPSWWIWGFWISPLMYAQNSASVNEFLGHSWDKTVQNQITNYPLGKLVLKQRSLYQESYWYWIGVGAMVGYTILFNTLFTIFLAYLNPLGKQQAVVSKSELQEREKSRKGESVIVELREYLQHSSSSGKHFKQRGMVLPFQPLSMAFSNINYYVDVPLELKQEGIQEERLQLLVNVTGAFRPGVLTALVGVSGAGKTTLMDVLAGRKTGGVIEGNIYISGYPKRQDSFARISGYCEQTDVHSPCLTVWESLLFSAWLRLSSDVDFETQKAFVEEVMELVELTPLKGALVGLPGIDGLSTEQRKRLTIAVELVANPSIVFMDEPTSGLDARAAAIVMRTVRNIVNTGRTIVCTIHQPSIDIFESFDELLFMKRGGELIYAGPLGPKSSELVNYFEAVEGVPKIRSGYNPATWMLEVTSSTEENRLGVDFAEIYRRSSLYQYNKELVESLSKPSNNSKELHFPTKYCRSYFDQFLTCLWKQNLSYWRNPHYTAVRFFYTVIISLMLGTICWRFGAKRDMQQDLFNAMGSMYSAILFIGITNGTAVQPVVSVERFVSYRERAAGMYSALPFAFAQVIIEFPYVLAQAMIYSTIFYSMASFAWSVDRFIWYLFFMYVTMLYFTFYGMMTTAVTPNHNVAAIIAAPFYMLWNLFSGFMIPQPQSLIHLFCFICQGLE; translated from the exons ATGCTACTAGAGCTTGCTAGGAGAGAGAAGAGTGCTGGAATAAAACCAGATGTTGATCTTGATCTCTTCATGAAG tCAATTGCTCTTGGAGGACAGGAAACAGATCTTGTGGTAGAGTACATCATAAAG ATATTAGGTTTGGATATATGTGGAAACACATTGGTGGGAGATGAAATGCTCAAGGGAATCTCAGGGGGACAAAAGAAGCGACTTACAACAG GAGAGTTACTAATTGGTCCAGCAAGAGTTCTGTACATGGACGAGATATCAACGGGGCTCGATAGTGCAACCACTTACCAAATCATTAGATATCTTAAACATTCTACCCGTGCACTTGATACAACCACTATCATATCTCTTCTCCAACCAGCTCCTGAGACCTATGAATTGTTTGATGATGTCATTCTATTGTGCGAGGGTCAGATTGTTTATCAAGGGCCCCGTGAATCTGCTATTGAGTTTTTCAAAATGATGGGGTTCACTTGTCCTGAGCGAAAGAATGTAGCAGATTTCTTACAAGAA GTTACGTCAAAGAAGGACCAGGAGCAGTACTGGTCTGCTCTGGACCAGCCTTATCGGTACATACCTGTTGGGAAGTTTGCCCAAGCGTTTTCATTGTATCGCGAGGGAAAGAACTTATCAGAGGAACTAAGAGCTCCTTTCGATAAACGCTACAATCATCCCGCAGCCTTGGCTACTTGTACCTATGGTGCCACCAGGCTTGACCTTCTCAGGACAAATTACCAGTGGCAGAAGCTTCTTATGAAACGGAATTCATTCATTTATGTTTTCAAATTTGTTCAG CTGTTTTTGGTAGCTTTAATTACAATGAGTGTATTTTTCCGGACAACGATGCACCATAATACAATTGACGACGGGGGATTATATCTTGGTTCACTGTACTTTTCGATGGTTATTATTCTCTTCAATGGTTTTACGGAGGTGTCAATGTTGGTTGCAAAGCTTCCAGTTTTGTACAAGCATAGAGATTTGCACTTCTATCCTAGCTGGGCTTATACAATCCCTTCTTGGTTCCTTAGCATCCCAACTTCTCTCATGGAAGCTGGTTGCTGGGTTGCTGTCTCTTACTATACAATTGGATATGATCCTTCAATTATCAG ATTTTTTCGGCAGTTCTTGCTTTATTTCTTTCTGCACCAGATGTCTCTAGGCCTATTTCGTCTGATAGGATCCTTGGGGCGGAACATGATAGTGGCCAATACTTTTGGATCCTTTGCCATGTTGATTGTGATGGCTCTTGGCGGATACATCATTTCAAGAG ATCGCATTCCAAGTTGGTGGATATGGGGTTTTTGGATTTCTCCTTTAATGTATGCACAAAATTCGGCTTCCGTAAATGAGTTCCTTGGGCATTCCTGGGATAAG ACAGTACAAAATCAGATCACCAACTATCCCTTGGGTAAGCTAGTGTTGAAACAGCGAAGTTTGTATCAAGAGAGCTATTGGTATTGGATTGGTGTTGGAGCCATGGTTGGATATACAATTTTGTTCAACACATTATTTACTATCTTCTTAGCTTACCTTAATC CTTTGGGAAAACAACAAGCTGTAGTTTCAAAGAGTGAGCtacaagaaagagaaaagagtaggAAAGGTGAAAGTGTTATTGTTGAGTTGAGAGAGTACTTGCAGCATTCATCATCCAGTG GAAAGCATTTCAAACAAAGAGGAATGGTTCTCCCATTTCAACCTCTTTCCATGGCTTTCAGCAATATCAATTACTATGTGGATGTCCCTTTG gaattgaaacaagaaggGATACAAGAAGAAAGGCTGCAGCTGCTTGTTAATGTTACTGGAGCTTTTAGGCCTGGAGTGTTGACAGCATTGGTTGGAGTAAGCGGGGCTGGAAAAACCACGCTAATGGATGTCTTGGCTGGAAGAAAAACTGGAGGTGTTATAGAAGGGAACATATACATATCTGGTTATCCCAAAAGGCAAGACAGTTTTGCAAGAATTTCTGGTTATTGTGAGCAGACAGATGTTCATTCCCCTTGCTTGACTGTCTGGGAGTCCTTATTGTTCTCTGCTTGGCTCCGGTTATCTTCAGATGTTGACTTTGAAACGCAAAAG GCCTTTGTTGAGGAGGTAATGGAACTGGTGGAGCTCACTCCATTGAAAGGGGCACTAGTTGGTCTACCTGGAATTGATGGCTTGTCAACAGAACAACGAAAAAGATTAACAATAGCAGTTGAATTGGTTGCAAACCCATCTATAGTTTTCATGGATGAGCCCACTTCTGGATTGGATGCCAGGGCTGCAGCCATTGTAATGAGAACTGTTAGGAATATAGTCAATACTGGCCGAACCATTGTGTGCACAATCCATCAGCCTAGCATAGACATATTCGAATCGTTTGATGAG cTTCTGTTTATGAAGCGTGGAGGAGAGCTCATATATGCTGGTCCACTTGGCCCTAAATCTAGTGAACTTGTCAATTATTTCGAG GCAGTGGAAGGGGTTCCGAAGATCAGGTCTGGATATAACCCTGCAACATGGATGTTGGAGGTTACTTCTTCAACAGAAGAAAACCGTTTAGGAGTGGACTTTGCAGAAATATACCGAAGATCAAGTTTATACCA GTATAATAAAGAATTGGTTGAAAGCTTGAGCAAGCCGAGCAATAATTCAAAAGAGTTGCATTTTCCAACCAAGTATTGTCGATCATATTTTGATCAGTTCCTAACTTGTCTTTGGAAGCAAAATCTATCTTACTGGCGTAACCCACACTACACTGCTGTTCGCTTCTTTTACACTGTCATCATCTCCTTGATGCTTGGGACAATATGCTGGAGATTTGGTGCTAAaag AGACATGCAGCAAGATCTATTCAATGCCATGGGATCCATGTATTCTGCAATCCTCTTCATTGGCATAACAAATGGCACAGCCGTTCAACCGGTTGTTTCGGTTGAAAGATTTGTTTCATATAGAGAAAGAGCTGCTGGGATGTACTCGGCCTTACCATTTGCTTTTGCTCAG GTTATTATTGAGTTTCCTTATGTGTTAGCACAGGCTATGATATACTCCACAATTTTCTATTCTATGGCTTCCTTTGCCTGGAGTGTTGATAGGTTCATATGGTACTTGTTCTTCATGTATGTTACTATGCTGTATTTTACCTTCTATGGAATGATGACAACGGCTGTCACACCAAATCATAATGTTGCTGCCATTATCGCTGCTCCATTTTATATGTTATGGAACCTTTTCAGTGGTTTTATGATTCCTCAACCTCAATCTTTAATTCATTTATTCTGCTTTATTTGCCAAGGTCTTGAGTAA
- the LOC112796437 gene encoding ABC transporter G family member 32 isoform X2, protein MLKGISGGQKKRLTTGELLIGPARVLYMDEISTGLDSATTYQIIRYLKHSTRALDTTTIISLLQPAPETYELFDDVILLCEGQIVYQGPRESAIEFFKMMGFTCPERKNVADFLQEVTSKKDQEQYWSALDQPYRYIPVGKFAQAFSLYREGKNLSEELRAPFDKRYNHPAALATCTYGATRLDLLRTNYQWQKLLMKRNSFIYVFKFVQLFLVALITMSVFFRTTMHHNTIDDGGLYLGSLYFSMVIILFNGFTEVSMLVAKLPVLYKHRDLHFYPSWAYTIPSWFLSIPTSLMEAGCWVAVSYYTIGYDPSIIRFFRQFLLYFFLHQMSLGLFRLIGSLGRNMIVANTFGSFAMLIVMALGGYIISRDRIPSWWIWGFWISPLMYAQNSASVNEFLGHSWDKTVQNQITNYPLGKLVLKQRSLYQESYWYWIGVGAMVGYTILFNTLFTIFLAYLNPLGKQQAVVSKSELQEREKSRKGESVIVELREYLQHSSSSGKHFKQRGMVLPFQPLSMAFSNINYYVDVPLELKQEGIQEERLQLLVNVTGAFRPGVLTALVGVSGAGKTTLMDVLAGRKTGGVIEGNIYISGYPKRQDSFARISGYCEQTDVHSPCLTVWESLLFSAWLRLSSDVDFETQKAFVEEVMELVELTPLKGALVGLPGIDGLSTEQRKRLTIAVELVANPSIVFMDEPTSGLDARAAAIVMRTVRNIVNTGRTIVCTIHQPSIDIFESFDELLFMKRGGELIYAGPLGPKSSELVNYFEAVEGVPKIRSGYNPATWMLEVTSSTEENRLGVDFAEIYRRSSLYQYNKELVESLSKPSNNSKELHFPTKYCRSYFDQFLTCLWKQNLSYWRNPHYTAVRFFYTVIISLMLGTICWRFGAKRDMQQDLFNAMGSMYSAILFIGITNGTAVQPVVSVERFVSYRERAAGMYSALPFAFAQVIIEFPYVLAQAMIYSTIFYSMASFAWSVDRFIWYLFFMYVTMLYFTFYGMMTTAVTPNHNVAAIIAAPFYMLWNLFSGFMIPQPQSLIHLFCFICQGLE, encoded by the exons ATGCTCAAGGGAATCTCAGGGGGACAAAAGAAGCGACTTACAACAG GAGAGTTACTAATTGGTCCAGCAAGAGTTCTGTACATGGACGAGATATCAACGGGGCTCGATAGTGCAACCACTTACCAAATCATTAGATATCTTAAACATTCTACCCGTGCACTTGATACAACCACTATCATATCTCTTCTCCAACCAGCTCCTGAGACCTATGAATTGTTTGATGATGTCATTCTATTGTGCGAGGGTCAGATTGTTTATCAAGGGCCCCGTGAATCTGCTATTGAGTTTTTCAAAATGATGGGGTTCACTTGTCCTGAGCGAAAGAATGTAGCAGATTTCTTACAAGAA GTTACGTCAAAGAAGGACCAGGAGCAGTACTGGTCTGCTCTGGACCAGCCTTATCGGTACATACCTGTTGGGAAGTTTGCCCAAGCGTTTTCATTGTATCGCGAGGGAAAGAACTTATCAGAGGAACTAAGAGCTCCTTTCGATAAACGCTACAATCATCCCGCAGCCTTGGCTACTTGTACCTATGGTGCCACCAGGCTTGACCTTCTCAGGACAAATTACCAGTGGCAGAAGCTTCTTATGAAACGGAATTCATTCATTTATGTTTTCAAATTTGTTCAG CTGTTTTTGGTAGCTTTAATTACAATGAGTGTATTTTTCCGGACAACGATGCACCATAATACAATTGACGACGGGGGATTATATCTTGGTTCACTGTACTTTTCGATGGTTATTATTCTCTTCAATGGTTTTACGGAGGTGTCAATGTTGGTTGCAAAGCTTCCAGTTTTGTACAAGCATAGAGATTTGCACTTCTATCCTAGCTGGGCTTATACAATCCCTTCTTGGTTCCTTAGCATCCCAACTTCTCTCATGGAAGCTGGTTGCTGGGTTGCTGTCTCTTACTATACAATTGGATATGATCCTTCAATTATCAG ATTTTTTCGGCAGTTCTTGCTTTATTTCTTTCTGCACCAGATGTCTCTAGGCCTATTTCGTCTGATAGGATCCTTGGGGCGGAACATGATAGTGGCCAATACTTTTGGATCCTTTGCCATGTTGATTGTGATGGCTCTTGGCGGATACATCATTTCAAGAG ATCGCATTCCAAGTTGGTGGATATGGGGTTTTTGGATTTCTCCTTTAATGTATGCACAAAATTCGGCTTCCGTAAATGAGTTCCTTGGGCATTCCTGGGATAAG ACAGTACAAAATCAGATCACCAACTATCCCTTGGGTAAGCTAGTGTTGAAACAGCGAAGTTTGTATCAAGAGAGCTATTGGTATTGGATTGGTGTTGGAGCCATGGTTGGATATACAATTTTGTTCAACACATTATTTACTATCTTCTTAGCTTACCTTAATC CTTTGGGAAAACAACAAGCTGTAGTTTCAAAGAGTGAGCtacaagaaagagaaaagagtaggAAAGGTGAAAGTGTTATTGTTGAGTTGAGAGAGTACTTGCAGCATTCATCATCCAGTG GAAAGCATTTCAAACAAAGAGGAATGGTTCTCCCATTTCAACCTCTTTCCATGGCTTTCAGCAATATCAATTACTATGTGGATGTCCCTTTG gaattgaaacaagaaggGATACAAGAAGAAAGGCTGCAGCTGCTTGTTAATGTTACTGGAGCTTTTAGGCCTGGAGTGTTGACAGCATTGGTTGGAGTAAGCGGGGCTGGAAAAACCACGCTAATGGATGTCTTGGCTGGAAGAAAAACTGGAGGTGTTATAGAAGGGAACATATACATATCTGGTTATCCCAAAAGGCAAGACAGTTTTGCAAGAATTTCTGGTTATTGTGAGCAGACAGATGTTCATTCCCCTTGCTTGACTGTCTGGGAGTCCTTATTGTTCTCTGCTTGGCTCCGGTTATCTTCAGATGTTGACTTTGAAACGCAAAAG GCCTTTGTTGAGGAGGTAATGGAACTGGTGGAGCTCACTCCATTGAAAGGGGCACTAGTTGGTCTACCTGGAATTGATGGCTTGTCAACAGAACAACGAAAAAGATTAACAATAGCAGTTGAATTGGTTGCAAACCCATCTATAGTTTTCATGGATGAGCCCACTTCTGGATTGGATGCCAGGGCTGCAGCCATTGTAATGAGAACTGTTAGGAATATAGTCAATACTGGCCGAACCATTGTGTGCACAATCCATCAGCCTAGCATAGACATATTCGAATCGTTTGATGAG cTTCTGTTTATGAAGCGTGGAGGAGAGCTCATATATGCTGGTCCACTTGGCCCTAAATCTAGTGAACTTGTCAATTATTTCGAG GCAGTGGAAGGGGTTCCGAAGATCAGGTCTGGATATAACCCTGCAACATGGATGTTGGAGGTTACTTCTTCAACAGAAGAAAACCGTTTAGGAGTGGACTTTGCAGAAATATACCGAAGATCAAGTTTATACCA GTATAATAAAGAATTGGTTGAAAGCTTGAGCAAGCCGAGCAATAATTCAAAAGAGTTGCATTTTCCAACCAAGTATTGTCGATCATATTTTGATCAGTTCCTAACTTGTCTTTGGAAGCAAAATCTATCTTACTGGCGTAACCCACACTACACTGCTGTTCGCTTCTTTTACACTGTCATCATCTCCTTGATGCTTGGGACAATATGCTGGAGATTTGGTGCTAAaag AGACATGCAGCAAGATCTATTCAATGCCATGGGATCCATGTATTCTGCAATCCTCTTCATTGGCATAACAAATGGCACAGCCGTTCAACCGGTTGTTTCGGTTGAAAGATTTGTTTCATATAGAGAAAGAGCTGCTGGGATGTACTCGGCCTTACCATTTGCTTTTGCTCAG GTTATTATTGAGTTTCCTTATGTGTTAGCACAGGCTATGATATACTCCACAATTTTCTATTCTATGGCTTCCTTTGCCTGGAGTGTTGATAGGTTCATATGGTACTTGTTCTTCATGTATGTTACTATGCTGTATTTTACCTTCTATGGAATGATGACAACGGCTGTCACACCAAATCATAATGTTGCTGCCATTATCGCTGCTCCATTTTATATGTTATGGAACCTTTTCAGTGGTTTTATGATTCCTCAACCTCAATCTTTAATTCATTTATTCTGCTTTATTTGCCAAGGTCTTGAGTAA